GAAAGTACTCTCAGAAGACATCCATCATAAACAGCCAATCAAATTGGGCTATATACTTCAAGTTAAGGTCTTACCAGTACTTGCTTCTTGAAGATCGAAGTGAGTACATCAATATTCCATTTGGTTTGTCTATACCCATCAATTTTGTTCACTTCCTGTACAATAAGCACCAAACATCAATAATAGTACTATGGCATTCCATCACTCTATTGCCTGCCTAGACGGAGTTTGGGATATCAAGTATACACGACATTGATTACACTTACGATAAGAAAGATTATTTCCGATTGACCATTAAAAGCAATCATAGTATACCGTTATAGATCTTTGGTCCAATCAAGAATGGACATGATCAGTAGCAGAActaaagaagtaaattcaacaTTCAAGCTCACTTGGAGCAGTATTTGATTGCAATGTAATAAGAAAAAGTACCTGAATCCAGGTAGCTAACTTGGGCCTCCCAGATGTAATATCATAGTTCTTTACCTCTAGCAACAGTGGCTGGAGCCTCTCTACAAATGGGGCATAAGCAATGTCCACCtgaattcaaacaaaaaaaaaaaaaaaaaaaaaaaaaagattacacTAATAGTTCCTTAGTTCTAAGTTCTAACAGTCTTCTGGGTTAAAAGTAAACAAGCTTGCTAATGAATTTCAGATAAAAGCATTTCAGCAAGTCTTGTTTGAGACTTGTGAGactgttggaaatacttcacatgtgataagatcccacatcgataaaatagtagGTTGTGGACTTGTATATATATTGGGTGGGCTAATCTCATACTACCATATAGTTTTGGGAAATAATAACCttaccaagtgtatgtgcaagtaaAGCTCTTGACTTTTGGGTTTTTGGGCTTGAGCTCACCTGTGTCCACATGAGTGGGCCACGAGTGTTTCTAgttgatcactttaaatttttaactaTCTCTTTAAGACATTAAGCCTATATTAGGCCACTCCATAAAAATGCCTCATTGTGTGAGAAAATGTGAAAGCATTTAGGTGAGGGAGTCGAAAATTGCGAGGTTTTCAGGGTATCGTTAAAGTTATGTACTTACGTTACGTTGAAAGTGAGTATTGTGACTTAAATGTgaagttaaaataatttgtaTGCCAAATACTCTATATGCACATCGTTTCACTAATTTTCTAGGGCGGACCGTGGCTGATATCTTGCCCATACTAAGCTCCACCACGGAAACTAAAATGCTCAAGTATCAACCAATAAGGAAGCTTTTTTACTCAGACTTACCGCACTGAATTCACCAAGGAAGAAAGGCCCACCATCAAATTTAGAAAGAGCCTCTTCGATTTTGTCCAAGGCAGCAACTATCaaggaaaacaaaacaaatcaaaacattTCAATGTACATGAATCAAGCAAACTACCGCCCCCAATTCAACGGCGGATtacgaaaaaaatataaaaattacgcCTACTGGGTTTTGATTTCTTGTCTCATATGTGGAAGATATACTAAAAAAATCACATGGGGTATATTTACATATAAGATTTGATTTTATAGTGGATTCAAGTGATGTCCACTGACTAACTAACAATCTAACATCACTCTAGATCTGCCACTAACCCGGGCCATTACTATATTGGTACCATATCGTCAAAGTTTATGAGCTTACCGCGACCAAGATATAGGCCGCGACAATTGCCCactgtagaaaatcataatgtgGAATTTGGTTTGGATTTAGTCTGGTGAATACTAGATTTGTATTCCTTTATCAATGAGAGGAACACTCCTATTTATACATGATTAAgactaaaaaataagaaaataatattatcCTAAATCtaaataatagaaaacaaaataaccttaatatcctaaatattaaaatagatCTTAAATTCctaaaacataatattataaaataatatcattattttattctattgtaCTTCCTATGTTCCTACACCCACTAGCCCCACAAAGCTTAGAAAAGTGATGTGTTGAAACCATACCCATATCAGCTTCAGGGCCCCCTTTGAGATAAGAGATAGTAGCTCCACCAAAAGTGACAGCATAGACCATCATCTCTTCAGAAAATTCATTCTTAGCAGGATCCTGCATGTTTTTAAACATGAGTTGCAATAGTTAAGGTCTGATTAAGTATTAAGAGTTGGCTATTTAGAATATTGAAAGAGGCCTACTTACATCTGGGAGAAGTTTTGGTCCATCAAAGTGGGTATCTAAATACTTGAGCAAATCAAGGCTTTCTGCAATAATTTGATTGTTGTGCTCCAGCGTAGGCACCTATGTCGTGTCCGACCAAAATGATAAATGATCAGAATGaattgagaaaaataatttatatatgtcaaCGATAACTTTgattgatttaaaatttatgcAGACCGTAGTCGAtgtcaatcttttgggatttaGACGTTGACgttattgttcttttgtatAATCTACTaccaataataaatacaacaaTAAGTACTATTGATTAGTTTCGATTGTTCTTAATCAGATTCTAGCGTTTTGTGCAATCCTTGGTTTACACAGTATCCTTGAAACGTTTTTagttaaaataaacaaataattttgtgttaaAAGTTAAATGCTGACACTTGACAACGTTAGTTAAGTTTATATATGAATCTGGCTACACATAAAAATAACAGTCGAATTGGTTCAACGTGGTTTAGAGATGAATCTACTGTAAACCTTATAATAGTAAGAttattttcctcaaaaaacCACTTACCTTGGCAGGTGGGTAAACATCCTTGTACCAAGTTGGTTTATCATTCAGATCAATGGgtattaattcaattttttcttgCAACCCCTGCAAAATTACAACACAaacaatactatatatatatagagtgcTCCATATACttcatataagaaaaaaatcaaccaaaacaATGTGCAAAACAATTAAAATGCACTTGGATATAATATAGATTTTGCAAAAGAACATTGTTTGTCTTAATTACATACTAGTATTAActtaaaaatcattttcttGGACATTTTCTTATTGAGCCAATTCACTGAAAATGTCCcaattctatttttgtcattttttttttacccttttacccttactacaacaacacaatagcacataaatatcaatatcCTTTATGGAAAAAGAGAGTTTTTCACCCGCTTTTAAGTGGTTCCCCACCCCTCCTTGATTTTGGTGCAAAACTCAAATGCCCCATTTtcaatgaataggagggagtataatatttGCTGGGACCTCAACTATTAGCTTAAGCATTTGGTTGACTGAGttttttgacatggtattaaAAGTCAACGTGATAAAAGGTCATgaattcgaatctcaaccacctctcATCTAAAGTGGATTATTCAGCGCCTATACGCatcacacttctagcccaatagACTCTCATGTGAGAGGgcgagttaaaatatataaaatattctgGGACCTCAACCATTgacttaagtttttgattgagttgatttcCTTACAATTACTCCCTCCGGGCCCATAAAATTTATCCTCTTCAAAGCTTTTacattcaaaaaacaaaatattgcaAACTCAATCAATGAAACAGAGTATGTAATAGTAACTAACTAACTATATGatatcaaattatatttatgaaAAGTTTATAAGCCAATATAGTGGAAGTAAAAATACGGTTGTagtaatttcaaaaaataaatacaatggTAGTAaactaataatactaatactaatactaatgaGGATAAAAGAGGAACCTTGTAATTTATGCCAATCCATACACGCTGAGCAAAAGGGCATGTATAGCAAGTGTACAACCTATATACAGAAACCAAACAACACTCATATGTTATCATCTCATCTCATCACTGGTTCCATAGTTCAATCTGACGGAAACGCCAAAGCACTGACAATAACGGAATCGGAAACCCTAGAGTTGGGTGAACAAAATCATGTTTTCAGTTGAATCGTACCGGGTGGTTTAGTAAAACCGCCACGGGACCGGTGCGGTTTAACCAAAATGCACGATGTGTCAATTTCCATAAATATTGTCAattcaattataatttaataaaattataaattatgtaTTGTAAATTTGTAGTATAGTATTTTCTCCGTTTCAAGATACTCGCAATATTGGAAATTATGCACTATTTATCCCTTACTCTTAacttgtgattaatttttaatttattagttaaaatatagtcatgtgagatcttgtttgattcgtctcaatcaatgcaaagattattaatatcaaaatttttataattttttatcatacataattagaaatattaaggattaaattagtACATTAAACTGCgtaaaaaagcaaatattacAATTAATTTGAGACggaaaaaataattgaatatgattttatgttttttctagAAGAAGATGAGCAAGTAAGACGATGCGTTTTGGCTATGCCCCACAAGGTAGTAGAGTGGTTTTATATGTGTGAATAATCtactttttaaaaactaaaactaaTTAGAGAGTTTATCAATGCTTTTGTCAATTATGCGAAGGTTCATCCACGCCATTTGATGAATCTTATATATATGCGACAATATATTGGATAaacaaaaattgatttattcaaaatagaaatattgtctGAATGACATAAAGACCATAACAATAAATcagtattaataataagattttattttattcggtATACAATGCGACAACAACGATTAAAATAgaactttaaattaaaaaaaagtgtttcTAAATTGGTCTTATATAGTCAAttattacatatacatattgtTTTAGTTGGagagtaattattattttttaaaaaaacatgttGGTTTACTTCTCATCTAatttttctctttcattttctCGTGTAACAAATtgaattatttgatttaaaGATAGAATAGAGCACAATATATCACAATAAAAACTTTACGGAAACTGTAAAACAAGTGTaaattaagttttgaaatattatatttgaaataaaaaagaatgTTGACTTTGATTTCAAGAAATAGAATGGAATATTATTCGCGTATgcaaatatttaatttctaaGGCTGACATACTCAAATTATATATGATTAAGACATAATTAAGGCCATTGCCCATTGCCAATAATTAATGATGGTAAAAACActataaaatttcattttttattgctCTTTTGACTTCTTATTATTAAATGATCATCCGTATTCTAACTCAtgataaacaaaaatcaaaccATTACAATTTACCTTTTTCTTCtgctttttactatttttttgtaaatattaaaatatgagTGTCTAAGGAAAAAATTaggaattttattattattattattattattattattattattattattattatttaagtaatttttaatttaaaattagactcattaaaatttttgtaaatAGACGGGCTCTCTTATAATTTGTTCCGAAAAATAACATGAGATGATTTTTATTAAAAGGACCAAACCATGGTTTTAATTCACCTAACACTAAAGTTagttgattttttctttttttgttttcatctaaaaatttcattttgatgAACTTTTTTTACTTTTCATAATCTAAGTTAACCGGGTGATTTcaccaaataaattaatttgcaactaaattaaaaagctaattatatgattaatatgaacaacttatttcaaaagaaaatctaaaaaaaaaaa
This Amaranthus tricolor cultivar Red isolate AtriRed21 chromosome 13, ASM2621246v1, whole genome shotgun sequence DNA region includes the following protein-coding sequences:
- the LOC130798964 gene encoding protein IN2-1 homolog B-like, coding for MAKIDILPPTLDSTSEKPPNHGKPRLYTCYTCPFAQRVWIGINYKGLQEKIELIPIDLNDKPTWYKDVYPPAKVPTLEHNNQIIAESLDLLKYLDTHFDGPKLLPDDPAKNEFSEEMMVYAVTFGGATISYLKGGPEADMVAALDKIEEALSKFDGGPFFLGEFSAVDIAYAPFVERLQPLLLEVKNYDITSGRPKLATWIQEVNKIDGYRQTKWNIDVLTSIFKKQVLGL